The proteins below are encoded in one region of Simkaniaceae bacterium:
- the fumC gene encoding class II fumarate hydratase, whose product MSKMRIERDSMGEIEVDDDKYWGAQSQRSLLHFPIGSNHMPRSIIRAMGLLKKAAARVNCDLKELPPDKADLIMRSADEVISGKLDAHFPLSIWQTGSGTQSNMNCNEVISNRAIEMAGGVKGSKDPIHPNDHVNMSQSSNDTFPTAMHIAAAEEIHHNLLPALGIIHKGLKEKAKAFESVIKIGRTHLMDATPLSLGQEFSGYVEQIHQCEERIIQTLPHLYQLAIGGTAVGTGLNTHPEFAERMAQILSGYTHLPFKSAPNKFAALACHDPIVFASGALKTLAVALTKIATDISFLGSGPRCGLFELELPANEPGSSIMPGKVNPTQCEAMNMVCAQVMGYDLAITIGGSRGNFELNVFKPMMIYNFLHSIELLSDSMRSMTTFCINGIKVNQKRIDYYLHHSLMLVTALNPIIGYDNAAKIAKKAFEENKSLREAALELKLLSAEAFDRAVDPGKMI is encoded by the coding sequence ATGAGTAAAATGAGAATTGAGCGCGACAGCATGGGCGAAATTGAAGTCGATGATGACAAATATTGGGGAGCTCAATCACAGCGTTCCCTCCTTCATTTTCCTATTGGCTCAAATCATATGCCCCGTTCGATCATCCGCGCAATGGGACTTCTCAAAAAGGCAGCGGCAAGAGTCAATTGTGATCTCAAAGAATTGCCCCCAGATAAAGCCGATCTCATTATGCGCTCGGCAGACGAAGTGATCAGTGGAAAACTCGATGCCCATTTCCCCCTTAGCATTTGGCAAACGGGCAGTGGGACGCAAAGCAACATGAATTGCAATGAAGTGATCTCCAATCGCGCCATTGAAATGGCAGGCGGCGTGAAAGGCTCTAAAGATCCGATCCACCCCAATGACCACGTGAATATGTCGCAGTCATCCAACGACACCTTTCCTACTGCAATGCATATTGCAGCAGCAGAGGAAATCCATCACAACCTACTCCCTGCGCTTGGGATAATACACAAAGGCCTAAAAGAAAAAGCAAAGGCCTTTGAATCCGTCATTAAAATCGGCCGCACTCACCTCATGGATGCCACTCCCCTATCCCTCGGACAAGAATTCTCAGGCTATGTAGAGCAGATTCATCAATGTGAAGAGCGCATTATTCAAACACTGCCCCACTTATACCAACTTGCAATTGGGGGAACCGCCGTCGGAACAGGACTTAACACCCATCCGGAATTTGCAGAGCGGATGGCGCAAATACTATCGGGCTATACCCATCTTCCGTTTAAAAGTGCTCCCAATAAATTTGCAGCCCTTGCTTGCCATGATCCAATTGTTTTTGCAAGCGGCGCACTCAAAACGCTTGCCGTTGCACTGACAAAAATTGCAACGGATATCTCCTTTTTAGGATCAGGCCCCCGTTGTGGTCTATTTGAGCTCGAACTACCCGCTAATGAACCCGGTTCATCCATCATGCCGGGTAAAGTCAACCCAACCCAATGTGAAGCGATGAATATGGTCTGTGCACAAGTCATGGGGTATGATCTCGCCATTACAATCGGTGGCTCAAGAGGAAATTTTGAACTCAACGTATTTAAACCGATGATGATCTATAACTTTCTTCATTCGATTGAACTCCTATCTGATAGTATGCGCTCTATGACGACATTTTGTATCAACGGGATCAAAGTCAATCAGAAACGAATCGATTACTATTTACACCATTCTCTTATGCTCGTCACAGCTCTTAATCCCATCATCGGCTATGATAACGCCGCTAAAATTGCTAAAAAAGCTTTTGAAGAAAACAAATCTCTCAGAGAAGCAGCTCTTGAACTCAAGCTGCTCTCAGCTGAGGCATTTGACCGAGCAGTCGATCCCGGCAAGATGATCTAA
- a CDS encoding family 1 glycosylhydrolase: protein MKCLVMCMVAIATMTLHSAENQIFPKDFLWGVATNEYQNSGAALCPESNWAAWEKTKGHIVNGDQSGESTRHYLAIPQTIEQLKQLGVNAYRFSIEWSKIEPKEGQFDEVAIEHYSQLINQLLKAGMTPMVTLHHFSHPIWFEALGGFTREENNRFFLRFAQKMFNRFSDRVKLWCTINKPGVYAMQGYVFGQYPPGKVRDLTSGAHVIKNMLAAHQTLYTAWKKHPNGRNVQIGLAHQFVKFVSNQSWYGMTNMLASHFTYLFHQAIFDALKTGTFTLNYGLLGGIAPHALMPASRMMDFIGVDYYTELLFSMQMLRERFSTSTANDQKDIEKLDQAVSLKGLYHALIECKDLNIPVYITEFGISEHKDQISPEWIKAQLKNMQLAIQNGVQLKGAFYWTLNDSFEWDFGFEKKFGLYNYDLKGHTFKLKKGAEAYVNAVKLYRPQVEAKAAPKVTPKIAPKKKVEPKPVVQKKAAPKKNRKRRR, encoded by the coding sequence ATGAAGTGCTTAGTGATGTGTATGGTGGCAATAGCGACAATGACCTTACATTCTGCGGAAAATCAAATCTTTCCCAAAGATTTCTTATGGGGAGTTGCGACAAACGAGTATCAAAATTCAGGAGCAGCTCTTTGTCCCGAATCCAATTGGGCCGCTTGGGAAAAAACAAAAGGACATATCGTTAATGGCGATCAGTCAGGGGAGTCAACTCGGCATTATTTGGCTATCCCTCAAACGATCGAACAACTCAAGCAGCTTGGAGTGAATGCCTATCGGTTTTCAATTGAGTGGTCAAAAATTGAGCCTAAAGAGGGGCAATTTGACGAAGTGGCAATAGAGCACTATAGTCAATTGATCAATCAGCTCCTCAAAGCGGGGATGACTCCAATGGTGACTCTGCATCATTTTTCCCACCCCATCTGGTTTGAAGCTTTAGGCGGATTTACCCGTGAAGAGAATAATCGCTTTTTTCTCCGGTTTGCTCAAAAGATGTTCAACCGATTTTCCGATCGAGTTAAGCTATGGTGTACAATAAATAAGCCGGGTGTTTATGCAATGCAGGGATATGTCTTTGGACAATATCCTCCCGGAAAAGTGAGAGATTTGACAAGCGGCGCTCATGTCATTAAAAATATGCTTGCTGCTCACCAAACGCTTTATACGGCTTGGAAAAAACACCCTAATGGACGCAATGTACAAATTGGTTTAGCCCATCAATTTGTAAAATTTGTTTCTAATCAGTCGTGGTATGGGATGACAAATATGCTTGCATCGCATTTCACATATCTCTTTCATCAGGCCATTTTTGATGCCCTTAAAACAGGCACGTTTACCCTTAATTATGGCTTATTGGGGGGGATTGCTCCCCATGCGTTAATGCCTGCCTCTCGAATGATGGACTTTATTGGGGTTGATTACTATACGGAGCTTCTCTTTAGCATGCAGATGCTAAGGGAGAGGTTTTCGACTTCAACAGCTAATGATCAAAAAGATATTGAAAAATTGGATCAAGCCGTGTCTCTCAAAGGGCTTTATCACGCTCTCATTGAATGTAAAGACTTAAATATTCCGGTCTATATTACTGAGTTTGGGATCAGCGAACATAAGGATCAAATATCTCCGGAATGGATCAAAGCTCAACTGAAAAATATGCAGCTTGCGATTCAAAATGGCGTGCAATTAAAGGGTGCATTCTATTGGACTCTTAACGATAGCTTTGAGTGGGATTTTGGCTTTGAGAAAAAATTTGGCCTGTATAATTACGACTTGAAGGGGCACACTTTCAAGTTAAAGAAGGGCGCAGAGGCTTATGTCAATGCAGTCAAATTGTATCGGCCACAAGTTGAAGCTAAGGCGGCACCTAAAGTGACGCCAAAGATTGCACCTAAAAAGAAGGTAGAGCCTAAGCCGGTAGTGCAAAAGAAAGCAGCGCCCAAAAAAAATCGCAAAAGACGCAGGTAA
- a CDS encoding BtaA family protein: MTLFYSKLSYSFGNEDWITEKKALQIEPNHTVVCVTASGDRPLNLLLNDCHRIISVDANPIQTHLLDLKCNAMKHLDFYSFLEFLGITNNQKKKTLPRKIYENLNEESKTFWVQHMNLIEKGIIYQGQVEKVCQYLAIFIRCFRGFSISKLTSFDSLDEQREFVAKNWDRPFWRRIFQIALNPKYSKFYIDDPGLTHFIGPNINPGDYIYDRMHKSLNQFLAKENPLFSLVLNGYVQEAAFAPHMKIEYAPLIKSRLDRLSYKTENMIDFLEKQPPESIDRFSFSDIASYMSEKDFNRMLRAMIHCAKPKARFCIRQFLSDHQIDKDIQGHLHREPTLEKELDEEDKCFLYRFMTGAIT, from the coding sequence ATGACGTTATTTTATTCAAAACTTAGTTACAGCTTTGGTAATGAAGATTGGATTACCGAAAAAAAGGCTCTGCAAATCGAACCGAATCATACCGTTGTTTGTGTGACTGCAAGCGGAGATCGCCCCCTCAACCTCCTCCTTAATGACTGTCATCGCATCATTTCCGTCGATGCAAACCCCATTCAAACACATCTGCTTGATCTTAAATGCAATGCAATGAAGCATCTTGATTTCTATAGCTTTTTAGAATTCTTAGGGATTACAAATAATCAGAAAAAAAAGACGCTGCCGAGAAAAATCTATGAGAATTTAAACGAAGAATCTAAAACTTTTTGGGTTCAGCATATGAACCTCATTGAAAAAGGAATTATCTATCAAGGACAAGTCGAAAAGGTTTGTCAATATCTCGCAATCTTTATCCGCTGTTTTCGAGGCTTTAGCATTTCTAAGCTCACTTCATTTGACTCACTCGATGAACAAAGAGAATTTGTAGCAAAAAATTGGGATAGGCCCTTTTGGCGGCGCATCTTTCAAATCGCCCTGAATCCAAAATATTCCAAATTCTATATCGATGATCCGGGACTCACTCATTTCATCGGTCCCAATATCAATCCGGGAGATTACATTTATGACCGAATGCATAAAAGTTTGAATCAGTTTTTAGCGAAAGAAAACCCCCTTTTTTCCCTTGTCCTAAATGGCTATGTCCAAGAAGCAGCTTTTGCTCCTCATATGAAAATCGAATACGCACCGCTGATCAAATCAAGACTTGATCGCCTGAGCTATAAAACGGAAAATATGATCGATTTTCTAGAAAAACAACCCCCTGAAAGTATCGATCGTTTCTCCTTTTCGGATATTGCTTCATACATGTCTGAAAAAGATTTCAATCGCATGCTTAGAGCAATGATTCACTGTGCAAAACCAAAGGCCCGTTTTTGTATACGGCAATTCTTATCCGATCATCAAATCGACAAAGATATTCAAGGGCATTTACATCGCGAACCCACTTTGGAGAAAGAACTCGATGAGGAAGACAAATGCTTCCTCTATCGCTTTATGACGGGCGCAATCACTTAA
- a CDS encoding site-2 protease family protein: MIMNLIYFILAGLGLTFIVFIHELGHYIVARRNGMKVEVFSIGFGKPLLKWKVGDVEWRFCLILFGGYVKIAGFDREKDTDPYQVEGGFYRSSPWKRIKVIAMGPIVNIVFAFFVFSTIWILGGRSQSFSDHTKIIGWVDPQSELFQKGVRPGDEIDRIDGHAFRGFKDLLYSAVLSGDQVTIAGEDINYYTQNKIPFKYSIQSYPDPNYGEQGLKTFGIMQPARFLIYDDMYKVGDNAIAEDSPMKHSGIQRGDRIVWMNGELIFSIQQLNHILNQQDALISFIRDDQMLTARISKFKVRDLRIAPSDLQELGDWQHELNLKGETKDLYFIPYDISSNGVVKQHFNFIDDDLNETNPAHQSLYSNQVILKKGDRIVAIDGTPISTGYDVLSQLQHKVVRIIVQRNASYPPLLWKNEDQSFVDSLQYKDLARLSASVGLKDGLSQIGDLYLLKPIRPLKQSEFNFPADYAQNYQAYLQQYEQKINAIKDPTQRKVALKQFDLYKQQLMLGIALTDRQVIYNPNPFAMMGDVISDSYRTFVGLFTGHLNPKWLTGPVGFVQALHHGWTIGFKEALYWLGLISLGLGITNLLPIPVLDGGHICFSLYEMVSKKKIKTKVMERLTIPFFVLLFGLIIYVTFQDVMRIISQYFK, from the coding sequence ATGATCATGAATTTGATTTATTTTATTCTTGCCGGTCTTGGCCTGACATTTATTGTTTTTATTCACGAACTCGGTCACTACATTGTTGCCAGACGCAATGGAATGAAAGTTGAAGTGTTCAGCATTGGATTTGGCAAGCCCCTTTTGAAATGGAAAGTGGGGGATGTCGAGTGGCGGTTTTGTCTCATTCTTTTTGGAGGGTATGTCAAAATTGCCGGTTTTGATCGTGAAAAAGATACCGATCCCTATCAGGTTGAAGGGGGCTTTTATCGCAGCAGTCCTTGGAAGCGCATTAAGGTCATTGCCATGGGACCTATTGTAAATATTGTCTTTGCCTTCTTTGTTTTTTCAACCATCTGGATTTTGGGGGGGCGCAGTCAATCCTTTTCGGACCACACTAAGATCATCGGTTGGGTGGATCCTCAAAGTGAACTCTTTCAGAAAGGGGTGCGTCCGGGAGATGAGATCGATCGGATCGACGGACATGCCTTCAGAGGCTTTAAAGATCTTCTCTATTCAGCTGTTTTATCAGGTGATCAAGTGACGATTGCCGGTGAAGACATCAATTATTATACGCAAAATAAAATTCCCTTTAAGTATTCAATTCAATCCTATCCCGACCCCAATTACGGAGAACAGGGCTTGAAAACATTTGGGATCATGCAGCCTGCACGGTTTCTCATTTATGACGATATGTATAAGGTGGGTGATAATGCCATTGCCGAAGATTCTCCGATGAAGCACAGCGGAATTCAAAGAGGGGATCGGATTGTTTGGATGAATGGAGAATTGATTTTTTCTATTCAGCAACTCAATCATATTTTAAATCAACAAGATGCATTGATTTCATTTATACGCGATGACCAAATGCTTACGGCTCGGATTTCAAAATTTAAAGTCAGAGATTTGCGTATCGCGCCCAGTGATTTGCAGGAACTGGGAGATTGGCAGCATGAACTCAATCTCAAGGGGGAAACTAAAGATCTTTATTTTATCCCTTATGATATTTCTTCAAATGGGGTTGTGAAGCAGCACTTTAATTTTATTGATGATGATCTCAATGAGACAAATCCGGCACATCAAAGTCTTTATAGCAATCAAGTCATTCTCAAGAAAGGGGATCGTATTGTAGCCATTGATGGGACACCGATCTCGACAGGATATGATGTGCTCAGTCAATTACAACACAAGGTCGTGCGCATTATTGTTCAACGCAATGCGAGCTATCCACCACTGCTTTGGAAAAATGAAGACCAATCGTTTGTCGATTCACTGCAATATAAAGATCTTGCTCGATTAAGCGCGTCTGTTGGATTAAAAGATGGACTCAGCCAAATAGGTGACTTATATCTTCTTAAACCCATTCGGCCATTGAAACAGAGCGAATTTAATTTTCCGGCAGATTATGCTCAGAATTATCAAGCTTATCTCCAACAATATGAGCAAAAAATTAATGCCATTAAAGATCCGACGCAACGCAAAGTGGCCTTAAAGCAGTTTGATCTTTATAAACAACAACTCATGTTGGGGATTGCTCTCACGGATCGACAAGTCATCTATAATCCCAATCCTTTTGCTATGATGGGAGATGTTATTTCCGATTCATACCGCACGTTTGTCGGCTTGTTTACGGGGCATCTCAATCCAAAATGGCTAACGGGGCCTGTTGGATTTGTTCAAGCCCTTCATCACGGTTGGACCATCGGATTTAAAGAGGCCCTTTATTGGCTTGGATTGATCAGTTTAGGTCTTGGAATTACCAATTTACTTCCCATTCCCGTCCTCGATGGGGGCCATATCTGTTTTTCACTCTATGAAATGGTTTCAAAAAAGAAAATCAAAACCAAAGTGATGGAACGATTAACGATTCCATTTTTTGTCTTGCTATTTGGGTTGATTATCTATGTCACATTTCAAGATGTGATGCGCATCATTTCTCAATATTTTAAGTGA
- the dxr gene encoding 1-deoxy-D-xylulose-5-phosphate reductoisomerase has translation MRLAILGSTGSIGTQTLKVVEHYPELFEVTALAAKSNVHLLIRQAKQFSPKYVCIYDAEHVGVLQKALPNTEILVGMPGLKEIAMLPEIDTVVSAIVGSIGIEPTYFAAKAGKRIALANKESLVAAGKLIMDAAQESKAEIIPVDSEHSALFQCLHDPARSTGFSRLILTASGGPFFKKDVNQLKHISPSDALKHPTWKMGKKVTIDSSTLMNKGLEMIEAHWLFGATLEQIDVVIHPQSIIHSMVEYADGSLLAQMSYPNMQLPIQYALTYPNRLDTHLKRFDLTRFCELEFYPLDSKKFKAIELAREAIRRGGSLPCFMNAANEVLVERFLKEEISWFDIVDLLEDLCQAHQVTHHLTLENIKEIDTEARRQAQNLEGVLS, from the coding sequence ATGCGTTTAGCAATACTCGGTAGTACAGGTTCCATTGGCACACAAACGCTGAAGGTTGTGGAGCACTATCCCGAATTATTTGAAGTGACTGCCTTAGCCGCCAAGAGCAATGTGCATTTACTTATCCGGCAGGCCAAGCAGTTTTCCCCAAAATATGTTTGTATCTATGATGCGGAGCATGTGGGTGTCTTGCAAAAAGCATTGCCCAATACCGAGATTCTCGTTGGAATGCCCGGGCTTAAGGAAATCGCTATGCTTCCTGAAATTGATACGGTTGTGTCTGCAATCGTTGGGTCTATCGGCATTGAGCCGACCTATTTTGCTGCGAAAGCGGGAAAGCGCATTGCTTTAGCCAACAAGGAGTCACTTGTTGCTGCCGGCAAACTCATCATGGATGCGGCCCAAGAGTCAAAAGCGGAAATTATTCCCGTCGATAGTGAGCATAGCGCCCTTTTTCAATGCCTGCATGATCCGGCTCGCTCAACCGGTTTTAGCCGTTTGATTTTAACTGCCTCCGGGGGGCCTTTCTTCAAAAAAGACGTCAATCAGCTCAAGCACATTTCTCCGAGTGATGCCTTAAAGCATCCCACTTGGAAAATGGGAAAAAAAGTAACGATTGATTCATCAACATTGATGAATAAAGGACTTGAGATGATTGAAGCTCATTGGTTGTTTGGCGCGACCTTAGAGCAAATTGATGTCGTCATCCATCCTCAGAGTATCATCCACAGTATGGTGGAATATGCAGATGGGAGCCTTCTTGCACAAATGTCATATCCCAACATGCAATTGCCGATTCAATATGCGCTTACTTATCCCAACCGGTTGGATACGCATTTAAAGCGATTTGATCTTACCCGCTTTTGTGAGCTCGAATTTTATCCGCTTGATTCGAAAAAATTTAAGGCGATTGAATTGGCAAGAGAGGCGATTCGTCGTGGCGGGAGCCTGCCTTGCTTTATGAATGCTGCAAATGAGGTTCTTGTTGAGCGATTCCTAAAAGAAGAAATCAGTTGGTTTGATATTGTAGATCTTCTTGAAGATTTGTGCCAAGCGCACCAGGTAACACATCATTTAACATTAGAAAATATTAAAGAAATCGATACTGAAGCGCGAAGACAAGCGCAGAACCTTGAAGGGGTTTTATCATGA
- a CDS encoding metal ABC transporter permease: protein MGKEGVNPYWGVDFFEFIALFLSRFFKVITGQVPMVSDELQIFTLGILGISTALIGAFLVLRRSCMQANALSHTTLLGIVLTVIILSRYGGLSLSGGIVLDLPRLFIASILTALITALLTHLFLRKFNLQEDASIGLVFTMLFALGILMVTLFSRNLHIGVEAIMGNVDAIHKNDLNLALFVLAFNLTFMGVLYHWYKISTFDFFFAKSLGIRVGWIDLILLFQTTLTIMAGFRAVGVILVLSFLTAPILSARFFVVRLHTLCLSASLITLICSFFSVALSRHLLSVNKIPLSTSGINIVFLLIFFILCVIFVFSKRKVVFRKNDVATSE, encoded by the coding sequence ATGGGAAAAGAGGGGGTCAATCCCTACTGGGGCGTTGATTTTTTTGAGTTCATTGCCCTTTTTTTGAGCCGCTTTTTTAAAGTAATCACCGGTCAAGTGCCTATGGTTTCGGATGAGCTGCAAATTTTTACTTTGGGGATTTTGGGGATTTCGACAGCGCTGATTGGGGCTTTTCTTGTGTTGAGACGATCCTGTATGCAGGCTAATGCCCTATCACATACGACACTATTAGGCATTGTTTTAACGGTCATTATTCTCTCTCGGTATGGGGGGCTTTCTCTATCGGGGGGGATTGTTTTGGATCTTCCAAGGCTTTTCATAGCCAGTATTTTAACCGCGCTGATTACAGCGCTTCTAACACACCTTTTTTTGCGCAAATTTAACTTGCAAGAGGATGCGAGCATTGGCCTTGTCTTTACGATGCTCTTTGCGTTGGGGATTTTGATGGTCACTTTATTTAGTCGCAATTTACATATTGGTGTCGAAGCCATTATGGGGAATGTCGATGCGATTCATAAAAATGATTTGAACCTCGCCTTATTTGTTTTGGCGTTCAATCTCACGTTTATGGGGGTTTTATATCACTGGTATAAGATTTCAACGTTTGATTTTTTCTTCGCTAAGAGTTTGGGGATAAGGGTGGGTTGGATTGACTTGATCTTGCTCTTTCAGACGACTTTGACCATTATGGCGGGATTTCGAGCTGTGGGTGTCATTTTAGTCCTTTCCTTTTTGACGGCACCGATTTTATCGGCCCGTTTCTTTGTTGTGCGCCTGCATACTCTGTGTTTATCGGCGAGTCTCATTACTCTGATTTGTTCCTTTTTTTCAGTTGCCTTGTCGCGCCATCTCTTATCCGTGAATAAAATTCCCCTATCGACGTCCGGGATCAATATCGTCTTTTTACTGATTTTTTTTATACTGTGTGTTATTTTTGTTTTCTCTAAGAGAAAAGTCGTTTTCCGGAAAAATGATGTAGCGACAAGTGAGTGA
- a CDS encoding metal ABC transporter permease → MLLKYFCDPLLQASMIGSIFMCLASSLIGVMAFVRKESLIGETLSHAAFPGAVLGVILGMSFFDQMDLVRLLITIISAFLFSILGIVVVRYLQQRFKVKEDAALCFVLSTFVGIGVVLTSLLQTTHPIWFREVQTFFYGQAATMLTVHVVLYASLTTLVIFFLIWKFPLLKMVNFDPKYAQSLGVNSWGVQMLLILFIAFAVVIGIKAVGIVLMSGMLIAPAIAARRLTSRLSHMLVLAGLFGMISAIAGNILSYEIPVLMAQKGEKHLNLPTGPLILLIAATFSILSLLFAPNNGVVYRYLRALLFHQRCMEENFIKAFWKKGLKGEYPIEAFKDIGSLNRIKRFFFLYFLQRKGDIKRGKQLGWQLTERGEKKATQIVRIHRLFELYLALHLNVRDENVHAIAEEMEHYITPEIEQELTKLLDNPQEDPHSQPIPGGF, encoded by the coding sequence ATGCTTTTGAAATATTTTTGCGATCCTCTTTTGCAAGCATCTATGATTGGATCGATTTTCATGTGTCTTGCCTCATCACTGATTGGTGTGATGGCATTTGTACGCAAAGAATCTCTTATTGGAGAAACCCTTTCCCACGCCGCCTTCCCGGGAGCCGTTCTTGGAGTTATTTTAGGAATGAGTTTCTTTGATCAAATGGATCTTGTGCGTCTTTTAATTACGATCATTTCAGCGTTTCTTTTTTCGATACTTGGAATCGTTGTTGTCAGGTATTTACAGCAGAGATTTAAAGTGAAAGAAGACGCGGCTCTTTGCTTTGTCTTATCGACTTTTGTGGGCATTGGTGTTGTTTTAACGAGTTTATTACAGACAACCCATCCCATCTGGTTTCGAGAAGTTCAAACATTTTTTTATGGACAGGCTGCAACAATGCTGACGGTTCATGTCGTTTTATATGCGAGTTTAACGACTTTGGTCATCTTTTTTTTAATATGGAAGTTCCCCCTATTGAAAATGGTTAATTTTGATCCCAAGTATGCCCAAAGTTTAGGGGTGAATAGTTGGGGGGTCCAAATGCTGCTCATCTTATTCATAGCCTTTGCCGTTGTGATTGGGATTAAAGCTGTTGGAATTGTTTTGATGTCGGGCATGCTCATTGCCCCTGCTATTGCTGCAAGACGTCTTACATCTCGATTATCGCATATGCTAGTGTTAGCGGGGTTGTTTGGTATGATCAGCGCCATCGCCGGCAATATTCTCTCATATGAAATTCCGGTGTTAATGGCTCAGAAAGGTGAAAAACACTTAAATTTACCTACGGGCCCTTTAATTTTGCTCATTGCAGCAACCTTTAGTATTTTATCGCTCTTATTCGCCCCTAACAATGGGGTCGTCTACCGCTATTTACGCGCTTTATTATTTCATCAGCGGTGCATGGAGGAAAATTTTATAAAGGCCTTTTGGAAAAAGGGGTTAAAAGGGGAATATCCGATTGAGGCATTCAAGGACATTGGATCTTTGAATCGAATCAAGCGCTTTTTTTTCCTCTATTTCTTACAGAGAAAAGGGGATATTAAGAGAGGAAAACAGTTGGGATGGCAATTGACCGAGAGGGGCGAAAAAAAGGCAACACAGATTGTGAGGATCCACCGCCTCTTTGAGCTCTATCTTGCTTTGCATTTAAATGTGCGGGATGAAAACGTTCATGCGATTGCAGAAGAAATGGAGCACTATATTACTCCTGAAATCGAACAAGAATTAACAAAATTGCTCGACAATCCACAGGAAGATCCTCATTCTCAACCGATACCGGGGGGCTTTTAA
- a CDS encoding metal ABC transporter ATP-binding protein → MQPVLVENLSVNYEKSPALWDINFSLGTHELVGIIGPNGAGKSTLLKAMMDFIKPLSGQTIFFGESNIEKVRSRIAYIPQIQAIDWDFPITAIEVVTMGGYHQASFLKWPTKAGKGKAMDILKKLQMERFAHKPISQLSGGQKQKLFIGRALMQNADLFFFDEPFVGIDHTTQQQLVDLFKSMRKEGKTLVIVHHDLSTVESIFTHVIILNTYLVAKGGTQEVFNVENLKKAYGQSETILEKLLNTVSKEQ, encoded by the coding sequence ATGCAACCTGTTCTTGTAGAAAACCTCAGCGTAAATTATGAAAAGAGCCCCGCTCTTTGGGATATTAACTTTTCACTGGGGACGCATGAACTTGTAGGGATTATTGGGCCAAATGGTGCCGGTAAAAGCACACTTCTCAAAGCCATGATGGATTTTATTAAACCGCTATCGGGGCAGACGATTTTTTTTGGAGAATCAAATATTGAAAAGGTGCGCTCTCGCATCGCCTATATTCCTCAGATTCAAGCGATCGATTGGGATTTTCCCATCACGGCCATTGAAGTTGTGACAATGGGGGGATACCATCAAGCGTCTTTTCTTAAGTGGCCTACAAAAGCCGGCAAGGGAAAGGCGATGGATATTTTAAAGAAGCTTCAAATGGAGCGCTTTGCTCATAAACCAATTAGTCAATTATCAGGGGGACAAAAGCAAAAGCTTTTTATTGGCCGAGCGTTAATGCAAAATGCCGACTTATTCTTTTTCGATGAGCCTTTTGTTGGCATTGATCATACGACACAGCAGCAGCTTGTCGATCTCTTTAAATCGATGCGAAAAGAGGGAAAAACACTGGTCATCGTTCATCACGATTTATCAACGGTCGAATCGATTTTTACTCATGTGATTATTCTCAATACTTACCTCGTTGCCAAAGGGGGCACGCAAGAGGTATTTAATGTTGAGAATTTAAAAAAGGCTTACGGTCAAAGCGAAACGATTTTGGAAAAACTCCTCAATACCGTGTCGAAGGAACAGTGA